In Dehalobacter sp., the following proteins share a genomic window:
- the hslU gene encoding ATP-dependent protease ATPase subunit HslU, producing MEQLTPKEIVAELDKYIVGQKQAKRAVAIALRNRYRRSLLPAALQEDVLPKNILMIGPTGVGKTEIARRLAKLVKAPFTKVEATKFTEVGYVGRDVESIIRDLTEIALRMVKSEKMQEVEAQAEVNAEKRLLTILVPGKKKESSNINPFQYLFNQDNEPEKESPASPEVEKDREFLKEKLQKGELEEHTLEIEVEESSQYTDMLGASGMELGVNIQDMMAGMFPKKRKKRKVTVKEARRILAQEEAQNLIDQDEAVQEAIRRTEQEGIVFIDEIDKIAGKESSGGPDVSRGGVQRDILPLIEGSTVMTKYGPVRTDHILFIAAGAFHVAKPSDLIPELQGRLPIRVELESLSVADFKRILIEPQASLIKQYGALLSTEGIDVIFSENAIEEIAQIAYNVNAYTENIGARRLHTIVEKVLEELSFEASELPEDYSITINREYIQKRVGDVAKNQDLSKYIL from the coding sequence ATGGAACAGCTTACACCAAAGGAAATCGTCGCCGAACTGGATAAATATATCGTTGGACAAAAACAGGCCAAAAGAGCCGTAGCCATTGCCCTGCGCAACAGATACCGCCGCTCGCTTCTGCCTGCAGCCCTGCAGGAGGATGTTCTTCCGAAGAATATTTTAATGATCGGGCCTACGGGGGTAGGCAAGACAGAGATTGCCCGGCGCCTGGCTAAGCTCGTCAAGGCTCCTTTTACCAAAGTGGAAGCCACGAAGTTTACCGAAGTCGGCTATGTCGGCAGGGACGTTGAATCGATCATCCGGGATTTGACCGAGATCGCTTTACGCATGGTCAAAAGCGAAAAAATGCAAGAAGTTGAAGCTCAGGCTGAGGTGAATGCGGAGAAACGTCTTCTAACAATACTTGTCCCGGGCAAAAAGAAAGAATCATCCAATATTAATCCATTTCAGTATTTATTCAACCAGGATAATGAACCGGAAAAAGAAAGCCCTGCTTCTCCGGAAGTAGAAAAAGACAGGGAATTCCTCAAAGAAAAGCTTCAAAAAGGAGAGCTTGAGGAGCATACCCTTGAGATTGAAGTGGAAGAAAGCTCTCAATATACGGATATGCTTGGTGCTTCAGGCATGGAGCTCGGCGTCAACATTCAGGACATGATGGCCGGAATGTTTCCGAAGAAACGCAAAAAACGCAAAGTAACCGTCAAAGAAGCCCGCAGAATTCTGGCTCAGGAAGAGGCCCAGAATCTGATTGACCAAGATGAGGCGGTGCAGGAAGCCATTCGGCGGACTGAGCAGGAAGGCATCGTTTTTATCGACGAAATTGATAAGATTGCCGGCAAGGAATCTTCAGGCGGTCCTGATGTTTCCCGCGGAGGGGTCCAGCGGGATATTCTGCCGCTGATTGAAGGATCCACCGTAATGACCAAGTACGGTCCTGTCCGGACGGATCATATTCTATTTATTGCTGCAGGCGCTTTCCACGTAGCGAAACCTTCCGATCTGATACCGGAACTCCAGGGAAGACTGCCGATCCGTGTCGAGCTGGAATCGTTGAGTGTTGCAGATTTTAAACGGATTCTGATTGAACCGCAGGCTTCACTGATTAAACAGTATGGTGCGCTGCTCTCTACAGAGGGCATAGACGTCATTTTTTCCGAGAATGCGATTGAAGAAATAGCCCAGATCGCTTACAATGTCAACGCTTACACGGAAAATATCGGGGCACGGAGACTGCATACCATTGTCGAAAAAGTCTTGGAGGAGCTTTCGTTCGAAGCTTCAGAACTGCCGGAGGATTATTCCATCACCATTAACCGGGAGTATATCCAGAAACGGGTCGGCGATGTTGCGAAGAATCAGGACCTGTCAAAGTATATTCTTTAA
- a CDS encoding type II toxin-antitoxin system HicB family antitoxin produces MMKSKYVFPAIIERNKISSKYTVVFPDLPGCAFEAEDFIQAYYWAGPRLEYHLYRMDKAYEHIPEASDTSGWEIAADAIVVQVAAGLPEYRRMFGPKYARKAIGFPNWLFQLGKKDEPMSAQNIREVLREKLGIDMLLENAHDLSEVFGNEDGSF; encoded by the coding sequence ATGATGAAGAGCAAATATGTTTTCCCGGCCATTATTGAGCGGAATAAAATAAGCAGTAAATATACGGTTGTTTTCCCGGATCTGCCGGGCTGCGCCTTCGAAGCAGAGGATTTTATCCAGGCATATTACTGGGCCGGACCCAGGCTGGAGTATCATTTATATAGGATGGACAAAGCGTATGAGCACATCCCCGAAGCTTCAGATACTTCAGGCTGGGAGATCGCAGCGGACGCTATCGTTGTTCAGGTAGCGGCCGGTCTGCCGGAGTACCGGAGAATGTTCGGCCCAAAATACGCCAGAAAAGCCATCGGGTTTCCCAACTGGCTTTTCCAATTGGGGAAAAAAGACGAGCCGATGTCCGCGCAGAACATCCGGGAGGTATTAAGGGAGAAGCTGGGGATTGACATGCTGCTTGAAAACGCTCATGATTTATCCGAAGTGTTCGGGAATGAAGACGGGTCGTTTTAA
- the dprA gene encoding DNA-processing protein DprA, with the protein MMRIIQEKIFRASILTISGIGSQRLRQLIAYFGSAAQALEAPAGAFSELAHLVWVKEFLQHRAELDLGAFQERLQRKGISLVMPGESEYPCLLAECPDAPPVLFYKGVLQAQQEGIAVVGARKASPYGKAAASFLAGGIAGEGYAVVSGLARGIDTAAHRGALEAGGITWAFMAGGLDTIYPYENTKLADSIMEKGALLSEYPPGIPPEPGQFPARNRLISGSSRGVIVVEAAEKSGALITADCALEQGREVYAVPGPIFSKLSRGTHQLLRMGAKVTEDMKDVLSELAPFTPENRLSEVLACREGTTRVRSKGMRQTESKWAEILGCLSDIPLHIDRLAVLCPLPAQGIALGLLELQLAGEILQLPGQHYVLQR; encoded by the coding sequence ATGATGAGGATAATCCAGGAAAAAATCTTTCGAGCAAGTATTTTGACCATTTCAGGGATCGGTAGTCAAAGACTGCGTCAGCTGATAGCCTATTTTGGGAGTGCTGCTCAAGCTCTGGAAGCGCCTGCCGGTGCTTTTTCCGAGTTAGCCCATCTCGTTTGGGTGAAAGAATTTCTGCAGCACAGGGCAGAACTTGATCTTGGAGCGTTTCAGGAAAGACTGCAGAGGAAAGGTATATCCTTGGTTATGCCGGGAGAGTCAGAGTACCCATGTTTACTGGCCGAGTGTCCGGATGCACCCCCTGTGCTGTTTTACAAAGGTGTGCTTCAGGCTCAGCAGGAGGGAATAGCGGTGGTGGGTGCGAGAAAGGCTTCACCCTATGGCAAAGCGGCGGCATCTTTTTTAGCCGGTGGGATTGCCGGAGAAGGTTATGCTGTGGTCAGCGGTTTGGCCCGAGGCATTGACACGGCAGCGCATCGAGGAGCACTTGAGGCCGGTGGAATTACCTGGGCCTTTATGGCCGGAGGGCTTGATACGATCTATCCGTACGAGAATACGAAGCTCGCAGATTCCATTATGGAAAAAGGCGCACTGTTAAGTGAGTATCCACCGGGTATTCCGCCCGAGCCAGGACAGTTCCCGGCCAGGAACAGGCTGATCAGCGGTTCGTCCCGCGGAGTCATTGTGGTTGAAGCAGCCGAAAAAAGTGGCGCACTGATTACAGCTGACTGTGCCCTGGAACAGGGACGGGAGGTGTACGCTGTTCCAGGTCCGATCTTCAGTAAGCTAAGCCGGGGAACACATCAGCTGCTGCGGATGGGCGCAAAAGTAACGGAGGACATGAAGGATGTACTGAGCGAACTGGCTCCGTTCACACCCGAAAACAGGCTATCCGAAGTTCTGGCATGTCGAGAAGGAACGACTCGGGTAAGGTCTAAGGGAATGAGGCAAACAGAATCGAAATGGGCTGAAATCCTGGGGTGTTTGAGCGATATTCCGCTGCATATTGACCGGTTGGCTGTCTTATGCCCGCTTCCGGCTCAGGGCATTGCACTGGGACTGCTGGAGCTCCAGCTTGCCGGAGAGATTTTGCAGCTGCCAGGCCAGCATTATGTCCTTCAGCGTTAA
- the hslV gene encoding ATP-dependent protease subunit HslV, translating to MFHATTIIAIKKESKVAIAGDGQVTMGQATVMKHTARKIRRLYQGKVLAGFAGSVADAFTLFEKFEGKLEEYHGNLQRASVELAKEWRTDRMLRNLEALLIVADKNTILLISGSGEVIEPDDGIAAIGSGGNYALAAARALNTHTDLNAGELVREAMKVAASICVYTNENIVVEELEDVD from the coding sequence ATGTTTCATGCAACGACGATTATTGCGATCAAAAAGGAATCAAAAGTGGCTATTGCAGGCGACGGCCAGGTTACCATGGGACAAGCGACAGTGATGAAGCATACGGCCCGTAAAATCCGCCGTTTGTATCAAGGAAAAGTCCTGGCGGGATTTGCTGGTTCTGTGGCCGATGCTTTTACGCTTTTCGAAAAATTTGAAGGAAAGCTCGAGGAGTATCACGGCAATTTGCAGAGAGCCTCAGTAGAGTTGGCCAAAGAATGGCGGACGGACAGGATGCTCAGAAACCTTGAGGCATTGCTGATCGTGGCCGATAAAAATACAATTTTGCTGATTTCCGGCTCAGGGGAAGTCATTGAGCCTGACGACGGTATTGCCGCGATTGGATCAGGCGGAAATTACGCGCTGGCTGCGGCGCGCGCCCTGAATACACATACGGATCTTAACGCGGGAGAGCTTGTCAGGGAAGCCATGAAAGTGGCTGCCTCTATTTGTGTTTATACCAATGAAAATATTGTCGTGGAAGAACTGGAGGACGTGGACTGA
- a CDS encoding tyrosine recombinase XerC gives MLADKALDVFTAYLKTRNSSELTLAAYQSDLIQFLEFSAHELGIETESLEVSQIDKYIVRSYIGQMTERELKRKSIARKIAAMRSFFKYLCREEIVSQNPIQKIATPKVGKNLPRFLFQEHMEKLLEASNQDEKNGLRDQVIVELLYGSGLRVSELVSLNKSDVDIDGSLIRVFGKGKKERIVPLTEPAEEAVKRYLLQRDDQQEALILNYKDMRLSSRSVRRILDKLEKTAKLNQHVHPHMLRHTFATHLLEGGADLRSVQELLGHKKLSSTQIYTHLSREKLRSVYLKSHPRAK, from the coding sequence GTGCTGGCAGATAAAGCCCTGGATGTGTTTACCGCATATCTCAAAACCAGAAATTCTTCCGAACTGACGCTTGCGGCTTATCAGAGTGATTTAATTCAGTTTCTGGAATTCTCTGCCCATGAACTCGGAATCGAGACCGAAAGTCTTGAAGTTAGCCAGATTGATAAATATATTGTCCGCAGTTACATTGGTCAGATGACAGAAAGGGAACTGAAAAGAAAAAGCATTGCCCGAAAAATCGCTGCAATGCGTTCTTTTTTTAAATATCTCTGCCGCGAAGAAATTGTCAGCCAGAACCCTATACAGAAAATTGCAACGCCCAAAGTCGGCAAAAATCTCCCGCGTTTTCTTTTCCAGGAGCATATGGAAAAGCTTCTGGAAGCTTCCAATCAGGATGAAAAGAACGGACTGCGCGACCAGGTGATTGTCGAACTGCTTTATGGTTCGGGACTTAGGGTAAGCGAGCTTGTCAGCTTGAATAAATCAGATGTGGATATTGATGGCAGCCTGATCAGGGTGTTCGGGAAAGGGAAAAAGGAGCGGATTGTTCCTTTGACGGAACCGGCGGAAGAGGCGGTCAAAAGGTACCTGCTGCAGCGGGATGATCAACAGGAAGCGCTGATTTTAAACTACAAAGATATGCGGCTAAGTTCGCGCTCAGTGCGCCGGATCCTGGACAAACTGGAGAAAACCGCTAAGCTTAACCAGCATGTTCATCCGCATATGCTGCGTCATACATTTGCAACGCACCTGCTGGAGGGCGGCGCGGATTTAAGAAGTGTTCAGGAGCTGCTGGGGCATAAGAAATTGTCTTCAACCCAGATTTACACGCACCTGTCCAGGGAAAAACTTCGGAGCGTCTATCTGAAATCTCACCCAAGAGCAAAATGA
- the topA gene encoding type I DNA topoisomerase yields MSKTLVIVESPAKAKSISKFLSKNYTVKASMGHLRDLPKSQIGVDVDHNFEPKYIAIRGRGDLVKELKAAAKTADRVLLASDPDREGEAIAWHLTHLLGLNPEELSRIEFHEITKPTIQNAVKKPRKLDMHLVDAQQARRVLDRLVGYKLSPLLWRKVKKGLSAGRVQSVAVRMICDREEEIRNFEPEEYWTLDAEFLCRGGSFAAKLLHKQGKKITISSREQMDEVLRELRAAAFTVGEVKTKEKRKQPAPPFTTSSLQQEAYRKLNYTPKKTMMLAQQLYEGLDLGKAGTVGLISYMRTDSVRIADTAQEEAKGFILETYGEAYYPEEPRKFASKGRTQEAHEAIRPTSALRTPESVKGFLGREQFKLYRLIWDRFVASQMSAAVYDTITVDVLAGDYLLRANASAVKFPGYLTVYEESTDEPEKLDNEENCLKGDLNIGQKLQLRQLQEKQHFTEPPARYTEATLVRKMEEEGIGRPSTYAPTIETIQTRGYVAKEDKKLVPTELGEIVINLLKEHFPDIVDQEFTANMEEKLDDIEDGKSDWKKIIGEFYGPFADTLDKAEQKIGKIKVEDEVSDEVCELCGRNMVIKMGRFGKFLACPGFPDCRNARPLLEEIGVNCPKCGEKLVVRRSKKGRKFYGCSKYPDCDFISWEKPAPHPCPECGGVMTEKSTRKNKKYVCINQDCRFTEEIKETE; encoded by the coding sequence ATGTCGAAAACTTTGGTTATCGTTGAATCCCCGGCCAAGGCAAAATCCATCAGCAAATTTTTGTCTAAGAATTATACGGTCAAAGCTTCCATGGGACATCTGCGAGATTTGCCAAAGAGCCAGATCGGGGTTGATGTCGATCATAATTTTGAGCCGAAATACATTGCAATCAGAGGACGCGGCGATTTGGTCAAAGAGCTTAAAGCTGCAGCGAAGACTGCCGACCGTGTCTTGCTGGCGTCCGACCCCGACAGGGAAGGTGAAGCGATTGCCTGGCACTTGACGCACTTGCTCGGTCTGAATCCCGAAGAGCTGAGCAGGATCGAATTTCATGAAATAACGAAACCAACGATTCAAAATGCCGTTAAAAAACCTCGCAAACTGGATATGCATCTCGTAGATGCCCAGCAGGCGCGCAGGGTTTTGGACAGACTGGTGGGCTACAAATTAAGCCCGCTTCTGTGGCGGAAAGTTAAAAAAGGTTTAAGTGCCGGACGTGTTCAGTCTGTTGCGGTCAGAATGATCTGTGACAGAGAAGAAGAAATCCGCAACTTTGAACCGGAAGAGTACTGGACTCTGGATGCGGAATTCTTGTGCCGGGGCGGCAGTTTTGCCGCCAAACTGCTTCATAAGCAGGGCAAAAAGATCACGATTTCGAGCCGCGAGCAGATGGATGAAGTATTGCGGGAACTTCGGGCGGCCGCATTCACAGTCGGAGAGGTAAAAACGAAGGAAAAGCGAAAACAGCCGGCGCCTCCTTTTACGACCAGCAGTCTCCAGCAGGAAGCCTACCGCAAATTAAACTATACACCTAAAAAGACGATGATGCTGGCCCAGCAGCTCTATGAAGGACTTGATCTCGGGAAGGCCGGTACGGTCGGATTAATTTCGTATATGCGTACGGACTCTGTCCGGATCGCCGACACTGCACAGGAGGAGGCCAAAGGTTTTATCCTCGAGACTTACGGCGAAGCCTATTATCCCGAAGAGCCGAGGAAATTTGCCAGCAAAGGCCGGACCCAGGAAGCGCACGAGGCAATCAGACCAACATCCGCTCTCAGGACGCCTGAATCCGTCAAAGGCTTTCTCGGACGGGAGCAGTTCAAGCTTTACCGGCTGATATGGGACCGTTTTGTCGCCAGCCAGATGAGTGCGGCGGTTTATGATACGATTACCGTAGACGTTCTGGCCGGTGATTACCTTTTAAGAGCCAATGCTTCAGCAGTGAAGTTTCCGGGATATCTCACCGTCTATGAAGAAAGCACCGATGAACCGGAAAAACTGGATAATGAGGAAAACTGCCTGAAAGGAGATCTCAACATCGGGCAGAAGCTGCAGTTAAGGCAGCTTCAGGAGAAGCAGCATTTCACCGAGCCCCCGGCGCGTTATACTGAGGCAACCTTGGTCCGGAAAATGGAGGAAGAGGGGATCGGGCGTCCGAGTACGTATGCGCCGACGATTGAAACGATTCAAACGAGGGGCTATGTAGCAAAGGAAGACAAGAAACTTGTTCCAACCGAGCTTGGTGAAATTGTGATCAACTTGTTGAAAGAGCATTTTCCGGATATTGTCGACCAGGAGTTTACAGCCAACATGGAGGAAAAGCTTGACGATATCGAAGACGGAAAATCGGATTGGAAGAAAATTATCGGAGAATTTTACGGCCCGTTTGCCGATACACTTGATAAAGCTGAGCAGAAGATCGGCAAAATCAAAGTTGAGGATGAAGTTTCAGATGAAGTCTGTGAACTTTGCGGCAGGAATATGGTCATCAAGATGGGACGGTTCGGAAAGTTTTTGGCTTGCCCCGGTTTTCCTGACTGCCGGAATGCGCGGCCTTTACTCGAGGAAATCGGCGTGAACTGCCCGAAATGCGGAGAAAAACTTGTCGTCAGGAGATCGAAAAAAGGACGTAAGTTTTACGGCTGCAGCAAATACCCGGACTGTGATTTTATTTCCTGGGAGAAACCGGCACCTCACCCTTGTCCGGAGTGCGGCGGGGTAATGACCGAGAAAAGTACCAGAAAAAACAAAAAATATGTCTGCATCAATCAGGACTGCAGGTTTACCGAAGAAATCAAGGAAACAGAATAA
- the trmFO gene encoding methylenetetrahydrofolate--tRNA-(uracil(54)-C(5))-methyltransferase (FADH(2)-oxidizing) TrmFO — protein sequence MAKATIIGAGLAGPEAAWQMAQRGIDVDLYEMRPLKNTPVHQTEQFAELVCSNSLRAAGLENAVGLLKEEMRRLNSLIMAAADQTSVPAGGALAVDRNLFAQMVTDKVSGHPNINIIREEVKTIPADEKVIIATGPLTTDELAADILRLTGKEALSFFDAAAPIVDLETVDLSKAFWASRYDKGEADYLNCPLSKEEYETFYEALIQAEAAEVQGFEKNLVFEGCMPIEVMAQRGLMTMAFGPLKPVGIMNPHTGKKPFAVVQLRKENIQGSLLNLVGFQTHLKWSEQKRVFRLIPGLEHAEFVRYGVMHRNSFLNAPEVLNADFSCRMKPDLFFAGQITGVEGYVESAASGLLAGLNMARLLNGQDTLVFPPETALGGLARHLEGSPSVHFQPMNMNFGLITPLGERIKGKREKNARLSARALHELERFIEEKQL from the coding sequence ATGGCAAAAGCGACAATCATTGGCGCGGGCCTTGCGGGGCCCGAAGCTGCCTGGCAGATGGCCCAGCGCGGGATTGACGTCGATCTTTATGAAATGCGTCCGCTGAAAAACACACCCGTTCATCAAACGGAACAATTTGCCGAGCTGGTCTGCAGCAATTCGCTGAGGGCTGCCGGCCTTGAAAATGCTGTCGGGCTGCTGAAGGAAGAAATGAGGCGTTTGAATTCGCTGATCATGGCGGCAGCAGACCAGACTTCTGTACCGGCCGGAGGGGCTTTGGCTGTTGACAGGAATCTTTTTGCGCAAATGGTTACCGATAAGGTCTCGGGTCATCCGAATATTAATATCATCCGCGAGGAAGTGAAAACGATTCCGGCGGACGAAAAAGTGATCATTGCCACAGGGCCGCTGACAACAGATGAACTTGCTGCGGATATTCTGCGGCTGACCGGGAAAGAGGCGTTGTCTTTCTTTGATGCGGCGGCACCGATTGTCGATCTTGAGACCGTTGATCTGTCCAAAGCTTTTTGGGCATCCCGCTATGACAAAGGCGAGGCAGACTATCTGAATTGCCCGCTCAGCAAAGAAGAGTATGAAACTTTTTATGAGGCCCTGATTCAGGCCGAAGCTGCCGAGGTTCAAGGTTTTGAAAAAAATCTGGTGTTTGAAGGCTGTATGCCGATCGAGGTCATGGCCCAGCGCGGACTCATGACGATGGCGTTCGGGCCGTTAAAACCTGTCGGGATTATGAACCCGCATACCGGTAAAAAACCGTTTGCTGTTGTTCAGCTGCGGAAAGAAAATATCCAGGGAAGCCTTCTGAATTTAGTTGGCTTCCAGACACATTTAAAGTGGAGCGAACAAAAACGCGTGTTCAGGCTGATACCAGGCTTAGAACACGCTGAGTTCGTACGTTACGGTGTCATGCACAGGAATTCGTTCCTGAATGCGCCTGAAGTCCTGAATGCTGATTTTAGCTGCAGGATGAAGCCAGATCTGTTTTTTGCCGGTCAGATTACCGGCGTGGAAGGTTATGTCGAATCCGCGGCCAGCGGGCTTTTGGCCGGATTGAATATGGCCCGCCTGCTGAATGGACAGGATACGCTTGTCTTCCCGCCTGAAACAGCGCTTGGCGGACTCGCCCGCCATTTGGAAGGTTCGCCCAGTGTTCATTTTCAGCCGATGAATATGAACTTTGGTCTAATCACTCCTCTCGGGGAACGAATCAAAGGAAAACGCGAAAAAAATGCAAGGTTATCGGCAAGGGCGTTGCACGAGCTGGAAAGGTTCATCGAAGAAAAACAACTCTAG
- a CDS encoding DUF2922 domain-containing protein, whose amino-acid sequence MAIITSKVLKLTFLTTGGKSFIISVPQPRVDLTLAEAQTAMETVIAKNIFNSPSGELVTIRDIRVIDMTTNDLYDPPVA is encoded by the coding sequence ATGGCGATTATTACAAGCAAGGTGTTAAAGCTAACTTTTCTCACCACCGGCGGCAAATCCTTCATTATTTCCGTCCCCCAGCCGAGGGTGGACCTGACGCTGGCTGAGGCCCAGACCGCGATGGAAACGGTTATTGCCAAGAATATATTTAACAGCCCCAGCGGCGAACTGGTCACGATACGGGATATCCGGGTAATTGACATGACTACGAACGATCTGTATGATCCGCCGGTAGCATAA
- a CDS encoding DUF1659 domain-containing protein, translated as MAVTEITLDSIVSTKYQTGTSPAGGPVTQKKSLNYVKPTATSQDIYDVAAALSGLSQYPLLNVVLSKNWELTDE; from the coding sequence ATGGCAGTGACAGAAATAACTTTGGATTCGATCGTGTCAACAAAATACCAGACCGGGACTTCGCCGGCAGGCGGCCCGGTGACCCAGAAGAAAAGCCTGAATTATGTGAAGCCTACTGCCACGAGTCAAGACATCTATGATGTTGCAGCGGCTCTATCCGGTTTGAGCCAGTATCCGCTGCTGAATGTTGTGCTCAGCAAAAACTGGGAGCTTACGGATGAATAA
- a CDS encoding DUF3102 domain-containing protein: MTDPVTNPVTDTLSNTVSDTLTDIISGRTPHVIAAEINMIKYQTERIYLAAAVEIGRRLTEAKALLKFGEWGKWLEESVDFSQSRANKLMRIFKEYGAGQLSSSNSDPAPNLNYSQAVILLGVPKEERAQFIVDMDIEGMTKQELRKAVKERTQARQEKDLALQKNTDLQKTVADQSDIITGLTSELAHLKVQLENVKTSKAELAKTARQLNDALESLQKSSAAKGYERMKTNFLNTSLKVRANHIAFLCENLDQTMKEVKHKLLQIAPNDKETYIIYKNKVYDLLNVWLKDETWSR; encoded by the coding sequence TTGACGGATCCAGTGACTAATCCAGTAACTGATACATTATCTAATACGGTATCTGATACACTAACGGATATCATCAGCGGACGCACGCCGCATGTCATAGCAGCTGAAATTAACATGATCAAATACCAGACGGAGAGGATCTACCTTGCCGCCGCTGTCGAGATTGGAAGGCGGCTGACGGAGGCCAAGGCCCTGCTTAAGTTTGGAGAATGGGGCAAGTGGCTGGAGGAGTCGGTCGATTTCTCTCAGAGCAGGGCCAATAAACTGATGCGTATCTTCAAAGAGTACGGAGCAGGACAGCTTAGCTCCTCAAATTCGGATCCGGCTCCGAATTTAAACTACAGCCAGGCGGTGATCCTCTTAGGAGTCCCAAAGGAGGAACGGGCGCAATTTATCGTTGATATGGATATCGAGGGGATGACCAAGCAGGAACTCAGGAAAGCGGTCAAGGAACGGACGCAGGCCCGGCAAGAAAAAGACCTGGCCTTACAAAAGAACACAGATCTCCAGAAAACAGTGGCAGACCAAAGCGATATCATCACCGGGCTGACATCAGAACTCGCCCATCTGAAGGTCCAATTGGAGAACGTCAAGACGTCCAAAGCAGAACTCGCTAAAACGGCCAGGCAGCTGAATGATGCGCTGGAATCGCTCCAAAAAAGCTCAGCCGCCAAGGGCTACGAGCGGATGAAAACAAACTTCCTGAATACGTCGCTCAAAGTCAGGGCCAACCATATCGCCTTCCTCTGTGAAAACTTGGATCAAACCATGAAGGAAGTCAAGCATAAGCTGCTCCAAATCGCCCCTAATGACAAGGAGACGTATATCATTTATAAGAATAAAGTTTACGATCTTCTGAATGTGTGGCTTAAAGACGAGACGTGGAGCAGGTAA
- a CDS encoding TIM barrel protein, with amino-acid sequence MSIKFGTAGVPLSSKEASTEAGILRIRELGMDAMEVEFVHGVRMKEDKALKTGGTAKKECVSLSCHAPYYINLNSSETEKVEASKTRIIHTARIARILGAGSIVFHPAFYSGDTSDTVLARVVKELSDVRQELDQEGNQVILRPETTGKPSQFGDLGETIKIAQEVPGVLPCIDFSHLHARANGQFNSYDEFCAILEQTAEGLGEKWTSNAHFHISGIEYGPKGEKRHLVLQEADLKFREILKACLSFGIQGTVICESPKLEEDALILQKAYLELNS; translated from the coding sequence ATGAGCATCAAGTTTGGCACGGCCGGAGTGCCTTTGTCTTCCAAGGAAGCATCCACCGAGGCCGGAATCCTAAGAATCAGGGAACTCGGAATGGATGCGATGGAAGTCGAGTTCGTTCACGGGGTGAGAATGAAGGAAGACAAAGCGTTAAAGACCGGGGGAACTGCGAAAAAAGAATGCGTATCCCTGTCTTGTCATGCGCCTTACTATATCAACCTGAATTCCAGTGAAACGGAAAAAGTTGAGGCAAGCAAAACAAGGATTATTCATACTGCCAGGATTGCCAGGATACTTGGGGCCGGAAGCATCGTCTTTCATCCGGCATTTTATTCCGGGGATACTTCGGATACCGTCTTAGCCAGAGTAGTCAAAGAACTCAGCGATGTCCGGCAGGAACTTGATCAGGAAGGTAATCAAGTCATCCTGAGGCCTGAAACGACAGGCAAACCCTCCCAGTTTGGCGATCTCGGCGAAACGATCAAAATAGCGCAGGAGGTTCCGGGTGTATTGCCTTGTATTGACTTCAGCCATCTGCATGCCAGAGCCAATGGTCAATTCAACAGCTATGACGAGTTCTGCGCGATTCTTGAGCAGACAGCCGAAGGGCTTGGTGAGAAGTGGACAAGCAATGCGCATTTCCATATTTCCGGGATTGAATATGGTCCGAAAGGCGAAAAGAGACATCTCGTTTTGCAAGAAGCTGACCTGAAATTCCGGGAAATCCTTAAAGCCTGCCTGAGCTTTGGCATCCAGGGAACCGTGATTTGTGAAAGTCCGAAGCTTGAGGAGGATGCTCTGATCCTGCAAAAGGCTTATTTGGAGCTAAATTCTTAA